Within the Deinococcus ruber genome, the region TGCCCTGCCGCCACGACGCCGGTTTCGGGCAGCCCGTTGTCGGCGGGGGCGTAGATGGCGGGCGCACCCACTGCCGTCTCGATGGCATACGACCACGGCGCGTCGGCCAGACAGGGCGCATGCACCGCGTAGATCTGATGTTCGAGGGCGCGGGCCATGCTGCCCACCCGCACGCGGTGATAGCCGTGATTCGAGCCGGTAAAACTGGGAACCAGCAGCACATCCATTCCCGCCGCCGCCTGCAATGCCGCGAAGTCAGGGAATTCGCTGTCGTAGCAGATATTGACGCCGATGTGCCCCAGTTCGGTGTCGAAGACGTGCAGCCCCTCGCCCGCTTCCACGCCCCATTCCTCGGCCTCGAAGCGGGTCATCATCTGCTTGTCCTGAAAGCGGTACGTGCCGTCTGGAGCGAAGAAAAACGCACGGTTGACGAAATGCCCGGCAGCGGCCTCGGCGGGAAAGCTGGCAGCCAGCAGATACACGCCGTGATGCCGACTCAGACGAGCATGCACCTCCAGAAAGCCCGGCAACAGCGCCTGAAGCTCCGGCAACTGCGCCCGCACGTCGTCCCAGAGGTGCGCGGGCAGCAGGCTGACGAGTTCCAGGCTGGCGTATTCCGGCAGCACCAGCAGCCGCGTTCCGCCCGCGACCCCCGCCGCCACAAAGGCGCTGAGCTTGGCCTCGTACTCATCCCAGTGGGCCAACTGGCTGACCGGATACGCGGCGGCGGCAAGATGAAGGATGGTCATGTCAGCTCCTTGAGCCAGAAGGTCATGGGTTTGGGCGATTCGTGCGCTTCATCCAGATCCTGCCAGCTCAGAAACGCCCGCAGATCGCCCCGCCTGTGGTAGCCCCGCTCCGTCCAGAAGGCGTCCAGCGGCACGTACCCGGCGGGCCGACGCGGATGCTGGGCGGGCCTGTCCACCGCGCAGAAGGTGGCGGTGCGGTAGCCGAGTTCGCGCCCGCGCCGCTCGCGCTCGGCAAAAAAGCGCACGCCCAGCCCACGCCCCCGGTACTCGGGCAGCAGCACGCTCTCGGCCAGATACCAGAATTTCCCGACAGGCAGGCTCGCCGCCTCGAAAGGCGCACGCAGTTCCGGCAGTTCGGCGCTCAGCGGCAGGGCGCTCGACGCACCGACCACCTCTCCGCTCTGGGTGCGAACCAGCGCTACCAGACTGCTGGGCGCGTCCAGATACGTCTGGAGATACTGCGTTTCGTAGGCCTCGTCTCCGGCATACAGATAGGGAAACTCGCGGAACACCGCCACCCGCAGCCGCGACAGCGCGGGAACGGCGGACGCGATCTGCGGCCCGCTTAGAACCTCGACCGTCAGCCCGCCGAACTCCATCGCAGCGAAGTCAGCCACCGACCTGCCGAATCCAGTCCTGAAGATCGTAGTAGTTGGTGATGCGGGCGATCCTGCCGCCGCGCAGCTCGAAAAACGCTCCGCCCGGCAGCACGTAACGCTGTCCGTTCGCTTCGGGCAGGCCGCTGTCGGTGGCGATGTACTCGCCGTGCACCACATATTCGGCGGCGGCGCGGGTGCCGTCCTCGTTCGCCATGATCACGATGTCTTGCAGCTCTTCGCGGTAGCTGGCGTCCATGCGCGTCATGAAGGCGGCGAAGGCTTCCCGGCCCGTCTCGCGCCCGCTCTGGTTCAGGTCGTGCGCCACGTCGTCGGTCAGAAGGGCGGTCATGGCGGCGCGGTCACGGGCATTGAAGGCCGCGTAGTACGCAC harbors:
- a CDS encoding ketosteroid isomerase-related protein — translated: MQAAIDLIRAYYAAFNARDRAAMTALLTDDVAHDLNQSGRETGREAFAAFMTRMDASYREELQDIVIMANEDGTRAAAEYVVHGEYIATDSGLPEANGQRYVLPGGAFFELRGGRIARITNYYDLQDWIRQVGG
- a CDS encoding GNAT family N-acetyltransferase → MADFAAMEFGGLTVEVLSGPQIASAVPALSRLRVAVFREFPYLYAGDEAYETQYLQTYLDAPSSLVALVRTQSGEVVGASSALPLSAELPELRAPFEAASLPVGKFWYLAESVLLPEYRGRGLGVRFFAERERRGRELGYRTATFCAVDRPAQHPRRPAGYVPLDAFWTERGYHRRGDLRAFLSWQDLDEAHESPKPMTFWLKELT
- a CDS encoding carbon-nitrogen hydrolase family protein yields the protein MTILHLAAAAYPVSQLAHWDEYEAKLSAFVAAGVAGGTRLLVLPEYASLELVSLLPAHLWDDVRAQLPELQALLPGFLEVHARLSRHHGVYLLAASFPAEAAAGHFVNRAFFFAPDGTYRFQDKQMMTRFEAEEWGVEAGEGLHVFDTELGHIGVNICYDSEFPDFAALQAAAGMDVLLVPSFTGSNHGYHRVRVGSMARALEHQIYAVHAPCLADAPWSYAIETAVGAPAIYAPADNGLPETGVVAAGQLNAPGWLHAALDLSLTAEVRRDGHVLNARDYPAAAARARAGLDVVKL